From a region of the Methylomonas rapida genome:
- a CDS encoding cellulose biosynthesis cyclic di-GMP-binding regulatory protein BcsB: MLKNALVILCSLGLLVSNSLSAAIQSTTAPISQYMTSNEPLMLRHADGKYNFSVPISDRVEPLSATLSLALTNSNLLQGNRSQIAVFVNDYVVGQLKLDPVNNHTLAKFEIDREYLKPGYNKISFIAAQHYTESECEDWSAPELWTHIDTVKSTFTLNYEAAEVRESLAALNELINDRVGSYPLTILRGDTAISDHYLYWGALIGQAAKLRLKYVPLQLEEKSITASGDNSQGFAIDPEQLKNDAILVGSKAQIGSLIPPKISEAIQGPYLGIFRQDHDKTHFILVVSGNNDEQVTAAAQALALLNGRFPDQQQSVFQAPLLHSDASLLAPGVVTPGNAYQFKQLAYLDQLQETGEASLELRLPADLYSTEDSRVTLNLNLAYGAAMRNDSVINIELNDTFVNAIHLKEAEGAHYQNYQITLPLRSFRPGLNRLKFKAELTPSVSGQCTYVQRNNLVAQLYPDSTISFPEAGHVAQLPDLKLFADTGFPLAQNASAKATVFKLLDTSSDSIAATWQLIATLAAQQQTPLFDIRITQGDMPDADNVVLIGKLGGIAQAEKLFADAPVKLGESTRFPYSFKQQHQASEESMLERLDRLFFGNAPKPEPVQISQANVALSQTGGLGEQFLLMSYPHAKGNGVVLALLGGDHNSLSQGLRVLESPALWNQLQGNVFLWDNQAHFDWQREGATMTLGDGNLRLTLTMHFSKHPWQWLFIVVLTLVLAAWITHKLLNQYQRSKH; this comes from the coding sequence ATGCTGAAAAACGCTCTCGTCATACTCTGTTCCCTGGGCCTTCTGGTCTCGAATTCCCTGTCGGCCGCGATTCAATCCACCACGGCGCCCATCAGCCAGTACATGACCAGCAACGAGCCTTTGATGCTGCGCCATGCCGACGGCAAATACAACTTTAGCGTGCCGATTTCCGATAGGGTCGAACCACTCTCGGCGACATTGAGCCTGGCGCTGACCAATTCCAATTTACTGCAGGGCAACCGTTCGCAGATTGCGGTATTCGTCAACGATTACGTGGTGGGCCAGCTCAAACTCGATCCGGTCAACAATCACACCTTGGCCAAATTTGAAATCGATAGAGAATATTTGAAACCGGGTTACAACAAAATCAGTTTCATAGCCGCGCAGCACTATACCGAGTCCGAATGCGAAGACTGGAGCGCACCGGAACTGTGGACCCACATCGACACGGTCAAATCCACCTTCACCCTGAATTACGAAGCGGCGGAAGTGCGGGAATCGCTTGCCGCGTTGAATGAACTGATCAACGACAGAGTGGGCTCTTATCCTCTGACGATACTCAGGGGCGATACGGCGATTTCCGATCATTATCTGTATTGGGGCGCGTTGATCGGTCAAGCCGCCAAGCTGCGCTTGAAGTACGTCCCCTTGCAATTGGAGGAAAAATCCATCACTGCAAGCGGCGACAATAGCCAAGGCTTCGCCATCGATCCCGAGCAACTAAAAAACGACGCCATCCTGGTAGGCAGCAAGGCCCAAATCGGGAGCTTGATTCCGCCCAAAATCAGCGAGGCGATTCAAGGCCCCTATCTCGGCATCTTCCGCCAGGACCACGACAAGACGCATTTCATTCTGGTGGTATCGGGCAATAACGACGAACAAGTCACCGCGGCCGCGCAAGCGCTGGCCTTATTGAACGGGCGTTTTCCCGATCAGCAGCAATCGGTATTCCAGGCGCCGCTTCTGCACTCTGACGCCTCGCTGCTGGCGCCCGGCGTCGTGACACCCGGCAACGCTTACCAATTCAAGCAACTGGCCTATCTTGACCAGTTGCAAGAAACCGGTGAGGCATCTCTGGAATTGCGCCTGCCCGCCGACCTTTACAGCACCGAGGACAGCAGGGTGACGCTCAACCTGAACCTGGCTTATGGCGCGGCGATGCGCAACGATTCGGTCATCAACATCGAACTGAACGACACTTTTGTCAATGCGATCCACTTGAAAGAAGCGGAAGGCGCGCACTATCAAAATTATCAAATCACGCTGCCTTTACGCAGCTTCCGCCCCGGCTTGAACCGCTTGAAATTCAAGGCCGAACTGACGCCATCGGTATCGGGCCAATGTACCTATGTACAGCGTAACAATCTGGTCGCCCAGCTTTACCCCGATTCGACCATCAGCTTTCCGGAAGCCGGCCACGTGGCGCAATTGCCGGATTTGAAACTGTTCGCCGACACTGGTTTTCCATTGGCGCAAAACGCCTCGGCCAAAGCCACCGTCTTCAAACTGCTCGACACCTCGTCCGACAGCATCGCCGCGACCTGGCAGTTGATTGCCACCTTGGCCGCGCAGCAACAGACACCGCTGTTCGATATAAGGATTACACAAGGCGACATGCCGGATGCCGACAACGTGGTGCTGATCGGCAAACTCGGTGGCATTGCCCAAGCAGAAAAATTATTCGCTGACGCGCCGGTGAAACTGGGCGAAAGCACGCGCTTCCCCTACTCTTTTAAACAGCAGCATCAGGCAAGCGAGGAATCCATGCTGGAGCGACTGGACAGGCTTTTCTTCGGCAACGCACCAAAACCCGAACCGGTGCAAATCAGCCAAGCGAATGTCGCCTTGAGCCAAACCGGCGGCCTGGGGGAGCAATTTTTACTGATGTCCTATCCTCATGCCAAAGGCAACGGCGTAGTCCTGGCCCTGCTGGGCGGCGATCACAACAGCCTGAGCCAGGGCCTGCGGGTGCTGGAATCGCCGGCCTTATGGAACCAATTACAGGGCAATGTGTTTCTCTGGGATAATCAGGCACATTTCGACTGGCAACGAGAAGGCGCTACGATGACCCTGGGCGACGGCAATTTGCGGCTGACGCTGACGATGCATTTTTCCAAACACCCTTGGCAATGGCTATTCATCGTGGTGCTGACGCTGGTTCTCGCCGCCTGGATAACCCATAAACTATTGAACCAATATCAACGTAGCAAACATTAA
- a CDS encoding glycosyl hydrolase family 8, which yields MSIWRTLTYLGCFLLIAGCRQNNGALDAQDWQTYKQRFIAAEGRVIDTGNGGISHSEGQGYGLLLAVEHGDRETFQNLWQWTRANLQVRNDKLFIWRKRPNVDLKDEDHNNASDGDMLIAWALWKAGQQWQQPDYRNAADAIIADIKQKLIVSWHGLSVLLPGEQGFVKDDATTINLSYWIFPALRAFAEADPDPVWQRLGDSGLTLLQQARFGRWQLPPDWLRLTAANTQEPANNKRFGYDAVRIPLYLILGGMETQTLAKFADYWSFYQGYTPAWIDLSENVIDGYGASTGMIAVKQLTLWRNGRAQAISLPALDAEQDYYSSTLLMLSKLGAR from the coding sequence ATGTCGATCTGGCGCACCCTGACCTATCTCGGCTGTTTTTTGCTTATCGCCGGCTGCCGCCAGAATAATGGCGCACTCGACGCCCAAGACTGGCAAACCTACAAGCAGCGCTTCATTGCCGCCGAGGGCCGCGTCATCGATACCGGCAACGGCGGCATCTCCCATTCGGAGGGTCAGGGCTATGGCCTGTTGCTGGCGGTCGAACACGGCGACCGGGAAACCTTTCAAAATCTCTGGCAATGGACCCGCGCGAACCTGCAAGTCAGGAACGACAAATTGTTCATCTGGCGCAAGCGTCCAAACGTGGACTTGAAAGACGAGGATCATAACAATGCCAGCGATGGCGACATGCTGATTGCATGGGCCCTATGGAAAGCCGGCCAGCAATGGCAGCAACCCGATTACCGCAACGCCGCCGACGCCATCATCGCCGACATCAAACAAAAACTGATAGTCTCGTGGCATGGCCTGAGCGTCCTGCTGCCGGGTGAACAGGGCTTCGTGAAAGACGATGCCACCACGATCAATCTGTCTTACTGGATTTTTCCGGCCTTGCGGGCATTTGCCGAAGCCGATCCCGACCCGGTCTGGCAACGACTCGGCGATAGCGGCCTGACGCTGCTGCAGCAAGCCCGTTTCGGTCGCTGGCAACTGCCACCCGACTGGTTGCGCCTCACCGCCGCCAATACGCAGGAACCCGCCAACAATAAACGCTTCGGTTACGACGCCGTCAGAATCCCGTTGTATCTGATACTGGGCGGCATGGAAACGCAAACGCTGGCCAAATTCGCCGATTACTGGAGCTTTTATCAAGGCTATACCCCGGCCTGGATCGATCTGAGCGAAAACGTCATCGACGGTTACGGCGCCAGCACCGGCATGATTGCCGTCAAGCAACTGACCCTCTGGCGCAATGGCCGCGCGCAAGCCATCAGCCTGCCCGCGCTGGACGCGGAACAGGATTATTACTCGTCAACCTTGTTGATGTTGAGCAAACTCGGCGCCCGCTAA
- a CDS encoding cellulose synthase subunit BcsC-related outer membrane protein, which translates to MSKTRVFYCLPLLLAELCRADVSAVVQQPLGSAPLPASQSPVQPGPDERILWSLFHAGKIEALKRQITDLRQRFPDWQVPADLQKALGRPSVKTTPATQARTKRPATTAKIKDACAGIDRQWAALEAQVVRGQHQAAVTGYARILQDCRNPDLMEATLEKAAILPGRDDYFRLTALASDRVPETERQHLEYQWLKNAYLTGSTDAVPVQAISETELQPWLERFEDADLAVVIAWRYFDGQAYRKAHDWFAKAEAWQPLHGDVKLGKMLCLEKLQDYDAALAVYPAGASDARIDEVAARLYKLKAWQDIQAARLAQAEQNLAKARALLTNPDPEIQQIEAWIADGRRHHAKAANLFADLYRQAPDNPDYARAYVRNQSRANRDELALNAEQSGGLLQDEYAQLLGRELYQRKQFLAAQDKTPTQFPNLVNIDAPSADLGVYARHKSGEPGRGRLDILKLPTASGTFTVDGIHTFTLSMSRMELDAGRAAACTALGSLSPKDSSACNPSDLRAFDPTGKLTNGLETDFLYRMDGWFSPYVRLGHTPTGGVIDPTITFDVGFVQQTETGNWSMNVYSQPVRQSILSYTGIRDPYHGQAVGLNTDAKQQEWGRVLRSGIRAAGFHSFAERWGISAAAEVAMLNGENVADNTAVAVSLNPSFNIPLAGFDYFSIGPAFAYEHYEKNLSHFTLGHGGYFSPEHYINVGPSLQFLSEEGRPLVFKGHVNAGVQLIEEADAPWFPLLAPGLGKYEAKDGFSLSDALDIELKGVWLLAPNLQLGAGAAVRHTANYEDFSGGLFVRVFFQDRKASYSTDIPNAMFNGIQAY; encoded by the coding sequence ATGTCCAAGACGCGTGTTTTTTACTGTTTGCCGCTGCTGCTAGCCGAGCTGTGCCGGGCCGACGTCAGCGCAGTCGTGCAACAGCCATTGGGCAGCGCTCCGTTACCCGCTAGCCAAAGCCCGGTGCAACCGGGGCCGGATGAACGCATCCTGTGGTCGCTGTTCCATGCCGGCAAAATCGAGGCGTTGAAGCGGCAAATCACCGATCTGCGGCAACGTTTTCCGGATTGGCAAGTACCCGCCGACTTACAAAAGGCACTGGGACGGCCGAGTGTCAAAACCACTCCGGCAACGCAGGCGCGCACCAAACGACCCGCAACGACGGCCAAAATCAAAGACGCCTGCGCGGGTATCGACAGACAATGGGCGGCACTGGAAGCGCAAGTCGTGCGCGGCCAACACCAGGCGGCTGTTACAGGTTACGCGCGCATCCTCCAGGATTGCAGGAATCCGGACCTGATGGAAGCCACGCTGGAAAAGGCCGCGATACTGCCCGGCCGGGACGACTATTTCAGGCTGACCGCGCTCGCTTCGGATCGCGTGCCGGAAACCGAACGCCAACACCTGGAATACCAATGGCTAAAAAACGCCTATCTGACTGGCTCGACGGATGCCGTCCCGGTCCAAGCAATCAGCGAAACGGAACTGCAACCCTGGCTAGAGCGCTTTGAGGATGCCGATTTGGCCGTGGTCATCGCCTGGCGTTATTTTGATGGTCAGGCTTATCGCAAGGCCCATGACTGGTTCGCCAAAGCGGAGGCATGGCAACCGCTGCATGGCGACGTCAAACTGGGCAAGATGTTGTGCCTGGAAAAACTGCAAGACTACGATGCGGCGCTAGCCGTTTATCCGGCGGGCGCCAGCGATGCCAGAATCGACGAGGTTGCCGCCCGGCTTTACAAACTCAAGGCCTGGCAAGACATTCAGGCCGCGCGTTTAGCGCAAGCCGAACAAAATCTGGCCAAGGCGCGGGCCTTGCTAACCAACCCGGACCCGGAGATTCAGCAAATCGAGGCCTGGATTGCCGACGGCCGTCGGCACCATGCCAAAGCCGCCAACCTGTTCGCCGATTTGTACCGGCAAGCACCCGATAATCCAGACTATGCGCGCGCCTATGTCCGCAACCAAAGCCGGGCCAATCGCGACGAGCTTGCGCTGAATGCGGAGCAAAGCGGCGGCTTGTTACAGGATGAATACGCGCAGTTGCTGGGACGGGAACTTTACCAACGCAAGCAGTTTTTGGCGGCGCAAGATAAAACACCAACGCAGTTTCCGAATTTGGTCAATATCGATGCGCCTTCCGCCGATTTGGGTGTTTACGCGCGGCACAAATCAGGGGAACCGGGACGGGGACGACTCGACATTCTGAAACTACCTACCGCCAGCGGTACCTTCACGGTCGATGGCATACATACCTTTACCTTGAGCATGAGCCGGATGGAATTGGATGCGGGCCGCGCGGCGGCATGCACCGCCTTAGGCAGCCTGAGTCCGAAGGACAGCTCCGCGTGCAACCCAAGCGATCTGAGGGCATTCGATCCAACCGGGAAATTGACCAATGGCTTGGAAACCGACTTTTTATATCGCATGGACGGCTGGTTCAGCCCTTACGTCAGACTAGGCCACACACCTACCGGCGGCGTTATCGATCCTACGATAACCTTCGACGTCGGTTTCGTACAACAAACCGAAACCGGCAATTGGTCGATGAATGTCTATTCGCAGCCGGTCAGACAATCCATTCTGTCTTACACCGGCATTCGCGATCCCTATCACGGTCAAGCGGTAGGACTCAATACCGACGCCAAGCAACAAGAATGGGGCCGGGTGCTGCGATCAGGCATCAGGGCGGCGGGTTTTCACAGTTTCGCTGAACGCTGGGGGATTTCCGCCGCGGCCGAAGTGGCGATGCTGAATGGGGAAAATGTCGCCGACAATACCGCGGTTGCCGTATCGCTCAACCCGAGTTTCAATATTCCGCTGGCTGGATTCGACTACTTCAGCATCGGCCCCGCTTTTGCTTACGAACACTACGAAAAAAACCTCAGCCATTTCACGCTGGGGCACGGCGGCTATTTCAGTCCGGAACACTACATCAACGTTGGCCCCAGCCTGCAATTTCTCAGCGAGGAAGGCCGGCCGCTGGTGTTCAAGGGCCATGTCAACGCCGGCGTGCAGCTGATCGAGGAAGCGGACGCGCCCTGGTTCCCGCTGCTGGCGCCAGGGCTTGGCAAGTACGAGGCCAAGGATGGCTTCAGCCTGAGTGATGCGCTGGACATCGAATTGAAAGGCGTCTGGCTACTGGCACCCAATCTCCAGCTCGGCGCCGGCGCCGCGGTGCGTCATACCGCCAATTACGAGGATTTCAGCGGCGGCTTGTTCGTCCGGGTCTTCTTCCAGGACCGCAAAGCCTCCTATAGCACGGACATTCCGAACGCCATGTTCAACGGCATCCAGGCATATTAG
- a CDS encoding glycosyltransferase family 4 protein gives MELGIVTTHVPPAKGYGGVSVTCGVLTKAWAEMGLEMALVSSDESIDGRLKPADVKLGASVDVDLYRCYGFRRWGFGLGAIPSLLRLCWQAPLVYIHGVATWPSTLAALFCCLLHKPFMVAVHGGLMPEHVALIKREKRHKWWYYKLLTFPTLRRAIAVHCTSDTEVEGVRGVLGENARVLLVPNGIDSRDVEAAPYPAGEGMQLCFLGHVQQEKGINAFIRAWLEVRRPCDRLVVAGRSVDGDYFAEFCSLVERANGAIRYCGYLQRDDVMALLAQSHFLVLPSGLEQVGGMRENFGNVVAEALAAGRPVLVARGLAWDHLPALNAGLVFDRDEAAVQAVLRRAQALDQADWLRMSQAGRRHVQQQLDPVKLAERVWQAMTAAVPVDEAKVLAEEPK, from the coding sequence ATGGAACTGGGTATTGTGACGACACATGTCCCGCCAGCCAAAGGCTACGGTGGTGTCTCGGTGACCTGCGGCGTCTTGACCAAGGCGTGGGCGGAAATGGGGCTGGAGATGGCGCTGGTTTCGTCGGATGAATCCATCGATGGGCGCTTGAAACCGGCGGACGTCAAGCTGGGCGCGAGCGTGGATGTCGATTTGTACCGCTGTTATGGTTTCCGGCGCTGGGGGTTCGGCTTGGGAGCGATACCCAGCCTGCTGCGCCTGTGCTGGCAAGCCCCGCTCGTGTATATCCATGGCGTCGCCACCTGGCCGTCGACCTTGGCGGCGCTTTTTTGCTGCCTGCTGCACAAGCCGTTCATGGTGGCGGTGCATGGCGGCCTGATGCCTGAGCATGTGGCACTGATCAAACGGGAAAAACGGCATAAATGGTGGTATTACAAATTGCTGACTTTTCCGACCTTGCGCCGCGCGATTGCCGTGCATTGCACCAGTGATACCGAGGTTGAGGGCGTGCGTGGCGTACTGGGCGAAAACGCGCGGGTGTTGCTGGTGCCCAACGGCATCGACAGCCGGGATGTCGAGGCGGCCCCTTATCCGGCAGGCGAAGGCATGCAACTGTGTTTTTTGGGTCACGTGCAGCAGGAAAAGGGCATCAACGCTTTCATCCGGGCCTGGCTCGAGGTCCGGCGGCCGTGCGATCGTCTGGTCGTCGCCGGCCGTAGCGTGGACGGGGATTATTTTGCCGAGTTTTGTTCACTGGTCGAACGGGCAAACGGCGCGATCCGCTATTGCGGCTATCTGCAACGTGACGACGTGATGGCCTTGCTGGCGCAAAGTCATTTTCTGGTATTGCCGTCCGGTTTGGAGCAGGTCGGCGGCATGCGGGAGAATTTCGGCAACGTGGTGGCGGAAGCCCTGGCGGCGGGACGGCCGGTGCTGGTTGCCAGGGGCTTGGCCTGGGATCATTTGCCGGCATTGAATGCGGGCTTGGTTTTCGACAGGGACGAGGCCGCCGTCCAAGCCGTGCTGCGCCGGGCTCAGGCGCTCGATCAAGCCGACTGGCTGCGCATGTCGCAAGCGGGCCGGCGCCATGTTCAACAGCAGCTCGATCCGGTCAAACTGGCGGAGCGCGTCTGGCAAGCAATGACGGCGGCGGTACCGGTTGACGAGGCCAAGGTGTTGGCCGAGGAGCCGAAATGA
- a CDS encoding glycosyltransferase family 2 protein, whose amino-acid sequence MTHKVGLVVPTLNAGTSWQGWLEALAAQSRRPDRLLLIDSSSSDDTVALARARGFDAHVIAKASFNHGGTRQSGVDMLADMELIVFLTQDALLADPCAIENLLQVFVNPQVAAAYGRQLPHRDAGPIGAHARIFNYPAQSQLRALPDRGRFGIKTVFISNSFAAYRRCALMQIGGFPAHTIMNEDTYVAGKMLLSGWSLAYCADARVFHSHDYSLLEEFRRYFDIGVFHAQNPWLQQTFGGASGEGARFVLSEMRYLSNTAPWLMFSALLRTGLKWAGYKLGGLHRGWPLALSRRLSLHKGYWVATEREYPNMPGCR is encoded by the coding sequence ATGACGCATAAGGTTGGACTCGTCGTACCCACCTTGAATGCGGGCACATCCTGGCAGGGCTGGCTGGAGGCCCTGGCGGCGCAAAGCCGAAGGCCGGATCGTTTGTTGCTGATCGATTCCTCGTCCAGCGACGACACGGTGGCGCTGGCCCGTGCGAGAGGATTTGACGCGCATGTGATTGCCAAGGCCTCGTTCAACCACGGCGGCACCCGTCAATCGGGCGTCGATATGTTGGCCGACATGGAGCTGATCGTATTTCTGACCCAGGATGCCTTACTGGCCGACCCTTGCGCGATCGAAAATCTGTTGCAGGTATTTGTCAATCCGCAAGTGGCCGCGGCCTATGGCCGGCAATTGCCGCATCGGGACGCTGGCCCCATCGGCGCGCATGCCCGGATATTCAATTACCCGGCGCAAAGCCAGTTGCGCGCCTTGCCGGACCGCGGCCGCTTCGGCATCAAGACCGTGTTCATTTCCAATTCGTTCGCAGCCTACAGACGTTGCGCCCTGATGCAAATCGGCGGATTCCCGGCTCACACCATTATGAACGAAGATACTTACGTTGCCGGCAAGATGCTGTTGTCCGGCTGGAGCCTCGCCTATTGCGCCGACGCGCGGGTGTTTCATTCCCACGATTACAGCCTGCTGGAAGAGTTCAGGCGCTATTTCGATATCGGGGTATTCCATGCGCAAAACCCCTGGCTGCAACAGACCTTTGGCGGCGCCTCGGGCGAAGGCGCGCGTTTTGTGCTCTCCGAAATGCGTTACTTGTCGAACACGGCGCCCTGGCTGATGTTTTCCGCGCTCCTGAGAACGGGATTGAAATGGGCGGGGTATAAGCTGGGCGGACTGCATCGCGGCTGGCCATTAGCCCTGAGCAGGCGCCTCAGCCTGCATAAGGGATATTGGGTGGCAACTGAACGGGAATACCCTAATATGCCTGGATGCCGTTGA
- a CDS encoding glycosyltransferase family 2 protein — translation MKVSLILATLGRDLELLDFLKSLLFQTYKNFELIVIDQNQDGKIDRIAEQYSQCLDLKHVKVNFTGNARARDHGIALAQGDIIAFPDDDCVYEKDVLEKVVGEFACQPTLSILVAGSYDFSAKRFSIGVNSRKARYFSRLNMMGVEFTQFFALARIDRRQFYLDHDFGIGSKYAGAEGFELLYRLLRAGGRAFYKPDIKIYHANKDHYTLGTARMLKYSTGIGAYIRKFANQHDPYIGYYILRKMLIAPTLKMLLALLTFNPGKLAYSFYNLVGIWRGFFAYGR, via the coding sequence ATGAAAGTGTCATTGATATTGGCTACGCTCGGCAGGGACCTGGAACTGCTGGATTTTTTGAAATCCTTGCTGTTTCAGACCTACAAGAACTTCGAGTTGATCGTCATCGACCAGAATCAAGACGGCAAAATCGATCGGATTGCCGAGCAATATAGCCAATGCCTCGATCTGAAACACGTCAAGGTGAATTTCACCGGTAATGCCCGAGCCAGGGATCATGGCATCGCCTTGGCCCAGGGCGACATCATCGCCTTTCCGGACGATGATTGCGTGTATGAAAAGGATGTGCTGGAAAAAGTGGTAGGCGAATTTGCATGCCAACCAACGTTGTCGATTCTGGTAGCCGGGTCCTACGATTTTTCCGCGAAACGCTTCAGCATAGGCGTCAACAGCCGTAAAGCGCGTTATTTTTCCCGGTTGAACATGATGGGGGTGGAGTTCACGCAGTTTTTTGCGCTGGCGCGTATCGACAGACGGCAGTTTTATTTGGACCACGATTTCGGCATCGGCTCCAAATATGCCGGGGCGGAAGGCTTCGAGTTGCTGTATCGCCTGCTGCGCGCGGGCGGGCGGGCGTTCTACAAGCCGGATATCAAAATCTATCACGCCAACAAGGACCATTACACGCTGGGTACCGCGCGCATGCTGAAATATTCCACCGGTATTGGCGCCTATATCCGCAAATTCGCCAATCAGCATGATCCCTATATCGGCTATTACATCCTGCGCAAGATGCTGATAGCCCCGACTCTGAAAATGCTGCTGGCCTTGTTGACGTTCAACCCGGGAAAACTCGCCTATTCGTTTTATAACCTGGTGGGCATATGGCGCGGATTTTTTGCCTATGGGCGCTAA